In Jatrophihabitans endophyticus, one DNA window encodes the following:
- the mnmA gene encoding tRNA 2-thiouridine(34) synthase MnmA, whose protein sequence is MRVLAAMSGGVDSAVAAARAVDAGHDVTGVHLALSAAPATLRHGARGCCTVEDAHDARRAADVLGIPFYVWDLAERFRADVIDDFVDEYAAGRTPNPCLRCNEKIKFSAVLDRALALGFDAIVTGHHARLHDGRLRRSVDAGKDQSYVLAVCSRDQLAHALFPLGDTTKAQVRSEAATRGLAVADKPDSHDICFIADGDTRGFLARRLGATDGPIVDAETGVELGRHAGSFGYTVGQRRGLDIAQPAPGGEPRYVLSIRPADNTVVVGPRTMLAAARIDAERAVWTRGRAPGDAFECTVQLRAHGMTSPATVHVEDATVTATLHEPQVGVASGQALVMYDGDEVLGSATIAAVHAPVPA, encoded by the coding sequence GTGAGGGTGCTCGCCGCGATGAGCGGCGGGGTCGACTCCGCCGTGGCCGCGGCCCGGGCCGTGGACGCCGGTCACGACGTCACCGGTGTCCACCTCGCGCTCTCCGCCGCCCCGGCGACGTTGCGCCACGGCGCTCGCGGCTGCTGCACCGTCGAGGACGCGCACGACGCCCGCCGGGCGGCGGACGTCCTCGGCATCCCCTTCTACGTCTGGGATCTCGCGGAGCGGTTCCGCGCCGACGTCATCGACGACTTCGTCGACGAGTACGCCGCCGGGCGCACCCCGAACCCGTGCCTGCGCTGCAACGAGAAGATCAAGTTCTCGGCGGTGCTCGACCGCGCGCTCGCGTTGGGCTTCGACGCGATCGTCACCGGGCACCACGCCCGGCTGCACGACGGCCGGCTGCGCCGTTCCGTCGACGCGGGCAAGGACCAGTCGTACGTGCTCGCGGTCTGCTCCCGCGACCAGCTCGCCCACGCGCTGTTCCCGCTCGGCGACACCACCAAGGCGCAGGTGCGGTCCGAGGCGGCCACGCGCGGGCTCGCCGTGGCCGACAAGCCCGACTCGCACGACATCTGCTTCATCGCCGACGGCGACACCCGCGGCTTCCTGGCGCGCCGGCTCGGCGCGACCGACGGCCCGATCGTCGACGCCGAGACCGGCGTCGAGCTCGGCCGGCACGCGGGGTCGTTCGGCTACACCGTAGGGCAGCGTCGCGGCCTCGACATCGCCCAGCCCGCACCGGGGGGTGAGCCGCGGTACGTCCTGTCGATCCGTCCCGCCGACAACACCGTCGTCGTCGGCCCGCGGACGATGCTCGCGGCGGCCCGCATCGACGCCGAGCGTGCAGTGTGGACGCGGGGTCGCGCGCCCGGCGACGCGTTCGAGTGCACCGTCCAGCTGCGGGCCCACGGCATGACCAGCCCTGCCACGGTGCACGTCGAGGACGCGACGGTGACGGCTACCCTGCACGAACCCCAGGTCGGCGTCGCGAGCGGTCAGGCCCTGGTGATGTACGACGGCGACGAGGTCCTGGGCTCCGCCACGATCGCGGCCGTCCACGCCCCCGTCCCGGCGTGA
- a CDS encoding cysteine desulfurase family protein codes for MPYLDHAATTPMLPEAVAAVTEALGRVGNPSSLHGAGRRARRTVEESREQLAAVLGARPSEVLFTAGGTESDNLAVKGIFWARRDADPRRVRVIAGSVDHHAVVDTVDWLVAHEGARVTWLPVDAAGVVHPDALRTALAADPDDVALVTVMWANNEIGTVMPIAELAAVAHEFGVPLHTDAVQAVPSLPVDFALAGADALTMTGHKLGGPPGAGALLLRRDVACVPLLHGGGQERDIRSGTLNVPGAVGLSVATALCAQRRAITSARVGALRDDLVAGVLAAVPDAVVHGHPTRRLPGIANISFPGCEGDALMMLLDARGVECSTGSACSAGVAQPSHVLLAIGADAARARGSLRFSLGHDSSHDDVEQAVAAIGPAVERARRAGLTSVAS; via the coding sequence ATGCCGTACCTGGACCACGCAGCGACGACACCCATGCTCCCGGAGGCGGTCGCGGCCGTCACGGAGGCGCTGGGCCGAGTCGGCAACCCCTCGTCGCTGCACGGTGCGGGCCGGCGGGCCCGTCGCACCGTCGAGGAGTCGCGCGAGCAGTTGGCCGCCGTGCTCGGCGCGCGGCCGTCGGAGGTGCTCTTCACCGCCGGCGGCACGGAGTCGGACAACCTGGCCGTCAAGGGCATCTTCTGGGCCCGGCGCGACGCCGATCCCCGCCGGGTCAGGGTGATCGCCGGCTCGGTCGACCACCACGCGGTGGTCGACACCGTCGACTGGCTGGTCGCCCACGAGGGCGCGCGCGTCACGTGGCTGCCGGTCGACGCGGCCGGCGTCGTGCACCCCGACGCGCTGCGGACGGCGCTCGCCGCCGACCCCGACGACGTCGCCCTCGTCACCGTCATGTGGGCCAACAACGAGATCGGGACGGTCATGCCGATCGCCGAGCTCGCCGCCGTCGCCCACGAGTTCGGGGTGCCGCTGCACACCGACGCCGTGCAGGCGGTCCCGTCCCTGCCGGTCGACTTCGCGCTCGCCGGCGCCGACGCGCTGACCATGACCGGTCACAAGCTCGGTGGCCCGCCCGGTGCGGGTGCGCTGCTGCTGCGCCGCGACGTCGCCTGCGTCCCGCTGCTGCACGGTGGTGGCCAGGAGCGTGACATCCGGTCCGGAACGCTGAACGTGCCCGGGGCCGTTGGGTTGTCGGTCGCGACGGCCCTGTGCGCGCAACGGCGTGCGATCACGTCGGCGCGCGTGGGAGCACTGCGCGACGACCTCGTGGCGGGCGTGCTCGCCGCGGTGCCCGACGCCGTCGTGCACGGCCACCCGACGCGGCGGCTGCCCGGGATCGCGAACATCTCCTTCCCCGGCTGCGAGGGCGACGCGCTGATGATGCTGCTCGACGCCCGTGGCGTCGAGTGCTCCACCGGGTCGGCGTGCTCGGCCGGCGTCGCGCAGCCGTCGCACGTGCTGCTCGCCATCGGCGCGGACGCCGCCCGCGCCCGCGGCTCGCTGCGCTTCTCGCTGGGTCACGACTCGTCGCACGACGACGTCGAGCAGGCGGTCGCCGCCATCGGCCCGGCCGTCGAGCGCGCCCGGCGGGCCGGCCTCACCTCGGTGGCGTCGTGA
- a CDS encoding MFS transporter: protein MTPPSAEPTVPPQPTEPRTIFAAPVRATSTGILVLITLIAFEAMAVSAALPTAARELHGLGGYGWAFTGFLVANIVGMVVSGQLSDRRGAAPPLVVGLAAFLAGLLLAGTAATMALLVAGRVVQGLGAGLMITAIYVVIGQAYGERLRPPLFAAISSAWVVPSLVGPLVSGALAEHASWRLVFLGLAPFIVLGGILVLPSLRALHRAEARRDGAQRGPSAADRLLRALTVAGGVALLEAAGQHPSVLLAAVAVVGLAAVWWGLRRLLPPGTAVARPGVAAPVALRGLLAGAFFGVESILPLSLTVQHGFTPTAAGLPLAASGISWAVGSWWQGRDRDERGHRRRVALVRAGFGFVALGTLGVAIAAVPAVPGWFAYPAWLISGLGAGLAMSSVGILLLRYTSDATRGADSAALQLADATASALTTGVAGVLVAAAARDVIGYTGAFVTLGVLMCAVAGLGAAVAGRARPAAAAAGDAAPAGQRGGPRPPGAELAATS, encoded by the coding sequence GTGACACCGCCGTCCGCCGAGCCCACTGTGCCGCCGCAGCCGACCGAACCTCGCACGATCTTCGCGGCACCGGTGCGGGCCACCAGCACCGGCATCCTCGTCCTCATCACGCTCATCGCGTTCGAGGCCATGGCGGTGTCGGCGGCGCTGCCCACCGCCGCGCGGGAGCTGCACGGGCTCGGCGGCTACGGCTGGGCGTTCACCGGCTTCCTCGTCGCCAACATCGTCGGGATGGTGGTCTCGGGCCAGCTCAGCGATCGGCGCGGGGCGGCGCCGCCGCTCGTCGTCGGGCTCGCCGCGTTCCTCGCCGGGCTGTTGCTCGCCGGCACCGCCGCCACGATGGCGCTGCTCGTCGCGGGCCGCGTCGTGCAGGGGCTCGGCGCCGGGTTGATGATCACCGCGATCTACGTGGTCATCGGGCAGGCGTACGGCGAGCGGTTGCGCCCGCCGCTGTTCGCGGCGATCTCGTCGGCCTGGGTGGTGCCCTCGCTGGTGGGACCGCTCGTGTCCGGCGCGCTGGCCGAGCACGCCAGCTGGCGGCTCGTCTTCCTCGGCCTGGCGCCGTTCATCGTGCTGGGCGGGATCCTCGTGCTGCCCTCGCTGCGTGCCCTGCACCGGGCCGAAGCACGGCGCGACGGGGCGCAGCGCGGACCGAGCGCGGCCGACCGGTTGCTGCGCGCTCTCACCGTCGCCGGCGGCGTCGCCCTGCTCGAGGCGGCCGGACAGCACCCGTCCGTGCTGCTCGCGGCCGTGGCGGTCGTCGGGCTCGCCGCCGTCTGGTGGGGGTTGCGGCGGCTGTTGCCGCCCGGTACCGCCGTCGCGCGACCGGGCGTCGCCGCGCCGGTCGCGCTGCGCGGGCTGCTCGCCGGGGCGTTCTTCGGCGTCGAGTCGATCCTGCCGCTCTCGCTGACCGTCCAGCACGGCTTCACCCCCACGGCCGCCGGGCTGCCGCTCGCGGCCTCGGGCATCAGCTGGGCGGTCGGCTCGTGGTGGCAGGGCCGCGACCGCGACGAGCGGGGGCACCGCCGCCGCGTCGCCCTGGTGCGGGCCGGGTTCGGCTTCGTCGCCCTCGGCACGCTGGGCGTCGCGATCGCGGCCGTGCCGGCCGTCCCGGGCTGGTTCGCCTACCCGGCCTGGCTGATCAGCGGCCTGGGTGCGGGCCTCGCGATGTCGTCGGTCGGCATCCTGCTGCTGCGGTACACGAGCGACGCGACGCGCGGGGCCGACTCGGCCGCCCTGCAGCTGGCCGACGCCACGGCCAGCGCGCTCACCACCGGCGTCGCCGGTGTGCTCGTGGCCGCGGCGGCGCGCGACGTCATCGGCTACACAGGGGCGTTCGTGACGCTCGGGGTGCTGATGTGTGCCGTCGCCGGGCTGGGCGCGGCGGTGGCGGGGCGGGCCCGACCCGCGGCCGCCGCGGCGGGGGACGCGGCGCCCGCCGGGCAGCGGGGTGGCCCGCGGCCGCCCGGCGCGGAGCTCGCCGCCACGTCCTAG